Within Microbacterium proteolyticum, the genomic segment GCCTTCGACAGGCCGGCTGCGAAACGTGCCTGTGTCAGACGGGCCGGATCGAACGCATCAGCGACGGCATCAAGATCGGGACGGTCGGCTGATCCGAGGAGCGAGAACAGGGTGTCACGGTCGTCCATCAGCCTCTCCGTCCACCTCGTCGCCCTTCACCCCCAGATCCGGGCGCGGGATCGGCCCGTCGGAGAACGACTCGTCCGTCAGGTCCACATCCACCAGCGAGCCCGTGCCCACCTCAAGCAGCGACTCCATCGATGCAAAGGTGAGATACCCGTCCCCACCCAAGGTCGCCTCGCCCCAGTTGACGCTGTAGAGCGCGAACGGGTTGCTCGCGTACGGCACGACGACCACGCGGGAATGCGTCGACAGCGCCTCCTCTAGCGCCTTGCTCTCGGTGTCGAGTAGCTCCCGTTCTTCCTCGGTCAACTCGGGGTGCTCGAACTCGATGTCCAGCTGCTGGGACGACTCACGCTCCTCACCGAAGAGGGAGACCCGCGTGTCCGACACGGCGAACGGGCGCGACCCGATGTCCGTGGACCGCTCCCGTGCGAACCGCCACGGGAACAGGATCACCCCGTTGAACGAGACCAGCTTGTAGCCCCGACGCGGAACGATCTCGGCCGAGGGCAGGCGGCCGAGCACAGTGACGAACTCGTCCAGGCACTTCCGCCAGATCTGCCCGTACACGCCGGTGTGCTTCATCTCGGCTTCCGCCTGCGCATTCGCCATCTTCTCGTGGCAGTCACGGATGATGGACGAGATCTGCTCTCGCACCAGCACACCGTCGGCTCCCAGCGTTCGCAGCGCCCACGCGCGCCCCTCGTCGATCGTCACAATAGGCTCCCTTCATCCGGATGCCCAAAATCTACCACATTGCTTTAGTTTTCGACGCCAAACGCTCAAATGGGGCTGTCGCGGGTCGCCGACGCGGTGTCTAGTGGAGTCAGAGATGCCATGTGGTATTGCCCGCCCCGGTCGCTCCCGCGATGAGGACGTTCGAGCGTTCATCCACCATCGCCTCGAGCTGCGCGCGGACACCCGGCGGGAACATCCCCGTCGCATCCAGCGCCTCGAGGTCGGGGGCGTCCCACCGCGGAACCCGGATCGAGATCGCCGTCCCGCGCACGGCCACCGGCGCGAGGACCGCGTGCACCCTCACTCCCCGTTCGAGCCGGACGTCGACGCAGGGAGAGGCATCGTCGAGATGACGACCCCCGAGCGCGATCAACCGCACGGCGAGCCGGCGCACCTCGGATTCGCTCGCCCGCCACGACGGCACGCGTTCGGCTCCGCGCCCCCGGTCGATGAAGAGGCCGTCCTCGCCGTTCACGAACACGTCGCTGACGGCGGGGTCGTCGAGGAACGGACGGAGGAAGGCCAGTCCCGGGTCGGCCCAGGCCGACGGCATCCCGGCGAGCGGGGAATGCGGCGGGGTGGCGGATTCCGGAACGGGGAACAGGAGCGGGGAGATCACACCGACGACGGTAGGAAGACCGCGCGTCCCGGCGCGGTGCCGATGGACTCATCCGTGGAGAGGTCCGCGACTTCGCGGCCTGGGGAGGAACCGACGGCCCGTCGAAACGGGCCCGGAAAAAAGAGGGGGCGGCATCCCGTCAATGGGGGGCGAGGGATGCCGCCACGCGCCGGGGAAAAATTGGGGGGCTCCCCCCGACGCGCTGCCGGAAGCGATGTTCGGGCAGGGACAAGACTAACCGTCTCGCGCCCCGGAAGGAACCGAATGGCTCGAAAAGCGAGTGATATATCAGCTGGGCCGTTTTCGTCGGATGCCAACTATCGGAGGTAACCGCCCTTCGCGGCGGAGGGATAGCGTGACCGTGGCGCGAGGACGCGCCGTGCCTCGACCGCGAAGGAGCGCCAGATGAGCAGCCAGATCGATCATCTCCTCAACGAGACCCGCCGTTTCGCCCCCTCGGCGGAGTTCGCCGCGAACGCCGTGGGCGACGCGAGTCTGTACGAGCGCGCCGCCGCCGACCGCGAGGGGTTCTGGGCGGATCAGGCGCGCGAGCTCCACTGGCACACCCCGTTCACGACCGTGCTCGACTGGTCGAACCCGCCGTTCGCCGAGTGGTTCGCCGACGGCGAGCTGAACGTCGCGTACAACTGCCTCGACCGTCACGTCGAGGCCGGCAACGGCGACCGCATCGCGCTGCGGTGGGAGGGCGAGCCCGGCGACCGGCGCGACGTCACCTACGCCGAACTCACCGACGAGGTCAAGCGCCTCTCGAACGTCCTCATCGACCTGGGGATCGAGCGCGGCGACCGCGTGGCGATCTACCTGCCGATGATCCCGGAGGCCATCGCCTCCATGCTCGCGGTCGCCCGCATCGGCGCCGTGCACTCGGTCGTCTTCGGCGGATTCTCGGCCGACAGCCTCCGCTCCCGCATCGACGACGCCGGAGCCAAGCTCGTCATCACCGCCGACGGCGGCTGGCGCAAGGGCAAGGTCTCGCCCCTCAAGCCCGCGGTCGACCAAGCCCTCGCCGACCGTAACGGATCCGGCATCCAGGAGACCGTGGAGCACGTGCTGGTCGTCCGGCGCGGGAAGAACGACGTCGAGTGGACGGACGACCGCGACATCTGGTGGCACGACGTCGTGCCGCAGGCCTCCGGCGAGCACGAGGCCGAGGCATTTCCCGCCGAGAACCCGCTGTTCATCCTCTACACCTCCGGCACCACGGGGAAGCCGAAGGGCATCCTGCACACGTCCGGCGGCTACCTCACCCAGGCGGCGTTCACGAATCGGGTCGTCCACGACGTGCACCCCGAGACCGACGTCTACTGGTGCACCGCCGACATCGGTTGGATCACCGGCCACACCTACGTCGCCTACGGCCCGCTCGCCAACGGCGCGACGCAGCTCCTCTTCGAGGGCACCCCCGACACCCCGCACCCGGGCCGCTGGTGGGAGCTCATCCAGAACCACGGCGTCACCGTCTTCTACACCGCGCCCACCGCGATCCGGTCGTTCATGAAGATCGGCCGCGACGTACCGCAGAGCTTCGACCTGTCGTCGCTGCGGCTGCTCGGCTCGGTCGGCGAACCCATCAACCCCGAGGCGTGGATCTGGTACCGCGACATCATCGGCGCCGACCGCGCGCCGATCGTCGACACGTGGTGGCAGACCGAGACCGGCGCGATCATGATCTCCGCCCTCCCCGGGGTCACCGAGACCAAGCCCGGCTCGGCGCAGGTGCCGCTCCCCGGCATCTCGATCGACGTCGTCGACGACGCCGGCGCGCCCGTCGGCCACGGCAACGGCGGCCTGCTCGTCATCACCGAGCCCTGGCCGTCGATGCT encodes:
- a CDS encoding ATPase, T2SS/T4P/T4SS family, with amino-acid sequence MISPLLFPVPESATPPHSPLAGMPSAWADPGLAFLRPFLDDPAVSDVFVNGEDGLFIDRGRGAERVPSWRASESEVRRLAVRLIALGGRHLDDASPCVDVRLERGVRVHAVLAPVAVRGTAISIRVPRWDAPDLEALDATGMFPPGVRAQLEAMVDERSNVLIAGATGAGNTTWHL
- the acs gene encoding acetate--CoA ligase gives rise to the protein MSSQIDHLLNETRRFAPSAEFAANAVGDASLYERAAADREGFWADQARELHWHTPFTTVLDWSNPPFAEWFADGELNVAYNCLDRHVEAGNGDRIALRWEGEPGDRRDVTYAELTDEVKRLSNVLIDLGIERGDRVAIYLPMIPEAIASMLAVARIGAVHSVVFGGFSADSLRSRIDDAGAKLVITADGGWRKGKVSPLKPAVDQALADRNGSGIQETVEHVLVVRRGKNDVEWTDDRDIWWHDVVPQASGEHEAEAFPAENPLFILYTSGTTGKPKGILHTSGGYLTQAAFTNRVVHDVHPETDVYWCTADIGWITGHTYVAYGPLANGATQLLFEGTPDTPHPGRWWELIQNHGVTVFYTAPTAIRSFMKIGRDVPQSFDLSSLRLLGSVGEPINPEAWIWYRDIIGADRAPIVDTWWQTETGAIMISALPGVTETKPGSAQVPLPGISIDVVDDAGAPVGHGNGGLLVITEPWPSMLRGIWGDPDRFVETYWQKFADKGYYFAGDGARLDDDGDVWLLGRVDDVMNVSGHRLSTAEIESALVGHEGVAEAAVVGASDETTGQAVVAFVIIKSRYMKKNGVDGLGDELRRWVGEQIGPIARPRDVYIVGELPKTRSGKIMRRLLRDVAEGREVGDTTTLADTAVMSVISAQVK